A window of Solanum stenotomum isolate F172 chromosome 3, ASM1918654v1, whole genome shotgun sequence contains these coding sequences:
- the LOC125858470 gene encoding inositol-tetrakisphosphate 1-kinase 1-like, which translates to MPESLLAGERFRIGYALAPRSVSSFIQDSLLVYAEKRGVDLIPIDLEKPLIQQGPFDSVFHKLYDADWKKQLEEFSLENPTAIIVDPIESIEKLHNRVSMLDAVKQLKIENLEIPLQAFVDSNESLQDGIDNQGMKFPLIAKAVIANATADAHQMSLVLNRDGLNGIKTPIVLQEFVNHGGVIFKVYVAGDHVKCVKRKSLGDITEEKLENSENLIPFSLISYFADNDQSDEKLAKLMEAAVMPPSSFINEVSKQLRRALKLHLFNFDMIRDSRNGNRYQIIDINYFPGYAKVPEYEQMLTPCFLDLAHQKRSKETANIDHEADSNGHKTQEADSNGHKLDN; encoded by the coding sequence ATGCCTGAATCACTATTAGCTGGCGAGAGGTTCCGCATTGGTTACGCACTTGCACCCAGAAGTGTAAGCAGCTTCATCCAAGATTCTCTCCTCGTTTACGCTGAAAAACGAGGCGTTGATCTCATCCCAATCGATCTCGAAAAGCCATTGATCCAACAAGGTCCTTTCGACTCTGTTTTCCACAAGCTCTACGATGCAGACTGGAAGAAGCAATTGGAGGAATTTTCACTTGAAAACCCGACTGCTATCATAGTCGACCCGATTGAATCCATCGAGAAGCTCCACAATCGAGTCTCCATGCTCGATGCAGTTAAGCAATTGAAAATCGAGAATCTAGAAATTCCACTGCAGGCTTTCGTTGACTCCAACGAAAGCCTGCAGGATGGAATTGATAATCAGGGGATGAAATTTCCCCTGATTGCAAAGGCGGTGATTGCTAATGCTACGGCTGACGCTCATCAGATGTCTCTAGTGTTAAATCGAGACGGATTAAACGGAATTAAAACCCCAATCGTATTACAGGAATTCGTAAACCATGGGGGAGTGATTTTCAAGGTTTATGTAGCAGGGGATCATGTAAAATGCGTGAAAAGGAAGTCGTTGGGTGATATAACCGaagaaaaattggagaattcGGAGAATTTGATTCCGTTTTCGCTGATTTCTTACTTCGCTGATAATGACCAGAGCGATGAGAAATTAGCGAAGCTGATGGAGGCAGCGGTTATGCCTCCATCAAGCTTCATTAACGAAGTTTCAAAGCAGTTACGACGCGCTTTGAAACttcatctttttaattttgacaTGATAAGAGATAGTAGAAATGGAAATCGGTATCAAATTATTGATATCAATTATTTCCCTGGTTATGCTAAAGTGCCTGAATATGAACAAATGCTGACTCCCTGTTTTCTTGATTTAGCTCACCAGAAGCGCAGCAAAGAGACTGCTAATATTGACCATGAGGCAGATTCGAATGGTCATAAGACGCAGGAGGCAGACTCTAATGGTCATAAACTGGACAATTAA